The DNA segment AATCTATGTTATTCCATGGTGTTCTTATATGATAAGGCCGATCCCTTAACTCTAGCGGCGCCAAGTTTGTAGACAACGACCCTGAGCGCAGTTAAGCGGAAAGCAGCACTGGCTCTTGGCTATGCACTGCAAGACAATGTAACGTTGTTTTGCTTTACATTATCTGAGTAaccatttatttcattttcacaAGACGCATCACATTCGCTGCTATGATTTTACCAAAAAGATACGTGTGTATCTTGTACTCATTGCGGTGATTAATTTAGGCCATTTAAGAGTCACACCATGTTTAGCGTAGATGTAATTCATTTTTGCATATATTCTGCAAACCATCGTCACCGTGTCCATGGCCTCCTTTGGTAACATTCGGCACTTGCGCCACTAAAAATCACGCTTTATCAGCGGGTCTCCTAGGGTCATATGGAAGATTATTGAGGCACACATTACAATTCATGCCTAAAAGGACTCGTACAGAATCTACTGCTGGTTCCTTGGGCGACTAACTCGACTACCATAGACATTTGACCATCGCTGAACCGTCCGCGGGGACTAAATATACCGGTACACCTTCTGGTGTGTAGCATTCGTAGTTGAATGGCTTAAAAGTCAAGTGAGCCCTCGTACAATGCTCGAGAGCGGCTAAACTGTGATAGCATCAACTGGATTGTTTGGGCGAATTGTTTCATTTTCCGAATGGCTTGAAGCAGCGCGGAAAAAAAACGAGGCCAATGTTAACGAACAAACGCGAAGCGCTCATCGCGTTGGGTTTGTTCCTCAGCGTTGTCCTCgcttttttcgcgctgcttaaaGTTATTTGCAACGCTAAATTATGCTCCGTCTTGAAGTAACCGAAAGCATGTAAATAAAGCCTCTGCTTTTCGATTGCACAATGGATCTGTGAACATGCAATCGAATCAACTTCGAAGGGCAGAATATTGCACATACAGAGATCTGCATACAAAACATTCCCGTAGAAACTTATTTGACAGTTGTGTAAGTGATGCGTAGGCTTTGAGCTTTGTTGCAGATTACAGCCTTTTCTAAAATACTGTTTTCAGGCGGCATCGgtatggcgtctttcatcttccttCTAGCGTTCGTCTGCAGCGGCCCCATGGAAGGCGCATGCTGTGGCAACCGCAATACGAATTTGGCTTACACTTTCCCGAAGTCTAAATATTTCTGATGGTCCAATTCTCAATGTTGGCTTTACATATTGTCTTTGACAGAGCTTTTATTTCACCATAACAGAATGTTCTCTTTTTATAGTTTTTTCCCACCGTGGATGCGGTGCGATACGGAAACAGCGCGCGATACGAAGTACTTATGTGGTTCAGATGTATCCACTTTCTTTAAGCTCGTATGTTTAGCCCATTTGGTTAAGACACTTGGATACGGAACGGGTAGCCTGGTTTCAATACACAAACCACCAAGAAAACATATTTTTGTTTCATACATCTTCATCAGCCTCACTACgcacactgcagggcaaaggcatctcctaTGTTTTTCAAAATGacccggttctgtgcttgctgcgaccacgttatcCGCACAACCTTCTTAATCTAATCAGCCCACTTAACTTTCGGGCACCTCCTCGCACGCTTGCCTTATTGTGCCCACGAGAACAAAAAAATAGGCAAAAAATGACAAAGTACCAGTTGAAAGACGCGAATGTTCAGATaaacagtttatttcacatatttcaaACAGTTGGGTGTAGGTTTGGTGGATTGGCAGTGTGTGACAGCTGCACGTCAGAGTGAGAGGGGCATGTTGGAACTTCGTTTTCATCAGCCTAGCAGACGCCGTTaatcatcatcgtgattgctcctcacgagctgccgcttGCTCGAGGGCACcaagccatcttttcttcttcatgttccattaaaagtgttcgttcggacgtgccgtctatttTTCTACACGATAGTCTGGTAGCCagcggaccttgaggtccaccacatggtgccgaaacccagcgGGATCTTCCGAACGACGCCTCATCAATTCAAGGTGTCGCGCTGCGACCCCTGAGCCTTTGGCGAAGAGTTCCCGGCTGCCTACTGACCTATGGAAAGGCTACTCCGACGACGCAAGTGCTTGCGCTCGCCACTGGATGGCATCGTCAAAGAAGCGGAAGGCCGCCTACGAGAACAAGAGCTGTCATCGTCGCAGGTCAGCGTTTCAATTGACCGAATCAACGCGATCTACGCACAGATAACGAAGATCGATGAAAGCCTAATAGACGAGACGCCTGacgagctgatcgaggcagagatTAAAGACGCGAGCAAATATGGGGAAAAGATTGTAACATTGACGGCAAAGCTTCGCTTTGCGATTCTGGACAACCAGGCGTCTCAAGCCTCGCGCCCGACGACGAGCCAAGCTTTGACGACGACGAGTCAAGCTTCCGTCGGTTTGCAGTCGAGACTGCCGCAACTAGAGCTCCAGAAATTCGACGGCAACCGACAAAAATGGCATGGATTTTGGATGCAGTTCTCGACGGCAGTGTACAACAACGACGACCTCCGCGCTGCCGAGaaattcaactacttgagcacgcTTGTCACTGGAACTGCCGCTGCAGCCATTTCCGGACTCCAGGCAACGGGAGAGTGCTATGAAGACGCAATGAATATCCTCAAGAAAGGCTTCGGGGACGAGAGGATTATCGTTCAGGAACATCTTCAAAGCCTCCTAGATCTCAGGCCAGTATTGTCGTCTTCTAGCACCACCAAACTTCGAGACCTCTACAACGAAGTACAAGTGCATGTGAGGAGTCTCAAAGCGCTTGGAACGAGCCCCAACACATACTGCTCCATGCTACGGGAGATACTCTTGCGAGTCATACCATCGCACTTGGTGCTCAAGTATCACGAACTTCACAAGCCGATGACAACTACTGTATCAACGATGCAAGCGCGAAGGGACCCACAGGACAGGACGACCGAAATCGAGAAAGAGCTGGAAGATCTTCTGGACTTCCTCGAACATCAGCTTCATTGCAGAGAAACTTTGGCGGCGTGTGCGTCCCCAAGAAGACCTGACATCCCTAAACCAACTGGAGAGATGCCGCGACGAGTTGGGCATCGTACTATGTCGTCAGCAGCGTCTCTGCAAAGTGTGCTAGGGAAGCCTGATCCATGTCTATTTTTTAAGTCGAAGAAGCATCGTGCCGAAGTCTGCGATGACGAAACGAATTTGGCGGTCAAGAAGCAGATTCTCGCCAAGGCCGGGCGATGCTTTCGTTGTCTCAAGCAAGGACACATGGCAAGAGACAGCAGGGGACGACAAAAATGCGGCAGATGCTCTCGACGACATGTAACATCCATGTGTGACCCGGACTTCCGGAAGAAAGCAAACGACACTTCTGCGACAGCAGTCAACCTGCTCTCGGAACAAGCGAGCCCTGTTGTATTATTACAGTCCTTGACAGCCAAGATAGCAGGCACGATGTCTTCAAAGTACTACAGGGTACTCTTCGATGGAGGGAGCCAGCGGAGCTTCATCACCATCAAAGCAGCTCGCCAACTTGGCTGCCAGCTGTTGCAAGAAGAAACGGTGACAGTTGGAGTTTTCGGAGGTCACAAGATGCAGAAAACAATGAGAAAAGTCCGTGTCAGCATTTTCTAAGAAGCCACGAAGGAACCAATTGTAGTCGACGCTTTAGAAGTAGAGGACATCTGAAGCGAGCACCTTCCAATTCCAAGCGAAGAAGTCACAAAGAAAATGGA comes from the Rhipicephalus sanguineus isolate Rsan-2018 chromosome 6, BIME_Rsan_1.4, whole genome shotgun sequence genome and includes:
- the LOC119397164 gene encoding uncharacterized protein LOC119397164; translation: MERLLRRRKCLRSPLDGIVKEAEGRLREQELSSSQVSVSIDRINAIYAQITKIDESLIDETPDELIEAEIKDASKYGEKIVTLTAKLRFAILDNQASQASRPTTSQALTTTSQASVGLQSRLPQLELQKFDGNRQKWHGFWMQFSTAVYNNDDLRAAEKFNYLSTLVTGTAAAAISGLQATGECYEDAMNILKKGFGDERIIVQEHLQSLLDLRPVLSSSSTTKLRDLYNEVQVHVRSLKALGTSPNTYCSMLREILLRVIPSHLVLKYHELHKPMTTTVSTMQARRDPQDRTTEIEKELEDLLDFLEHQLHCRETLAACTEVCHTRSGLYPNQEHQ